The bacterium genome includes a region encoding these proteins:
- a CDS encoding TIGR03617 family F420-dependent LLM class oxidoreductase: protein MKLDCALAMDALEDAPAVARAAEEIGFQGLWANDTKHNPFVALALAAQVTSRLELGTGIAVAFSRSPMVTAQTAWDLGRLSGGRFLLGLGTQVKAHIERRFGMPWDPPVPKLREYIHAVRAVWRTWQDGAPLRVQGTFYNLNLMGPFFNPGPNPRPHIPILIAGVNEGLCRLAGEAADGFIVHPMHSVPYLREFVLPHVGEGLAKAGRTRKDLEIYAPVMIAAGETPDELAAAVARARARIAFYGSTPTYRLLLEVLGHADLADRLRQMVAARRVDDLAAQVPDAVLDAIVVCGSYAEIGRQLKARYAGLADRVASYWPFTPADRAGWTRMVEAFHGAR, encoded by the coding sequence GTGAAGCTCGATTGCGCGTTGGCCATGGACGCGCTAGAAGATGCGCCCGCCGTCGCCCGCGCGGCGGAGGAGATTGGGTTCCAGGGTCTGTGGGCCAACGACACCAAGCACAACCCGTTCGTCGCCCTCGCTCTGGCGGCACAGGTCACCAGCCGTCTGGAGCTGGGCACGGGGATCGCCGTCGCGTTCTCGCGGAGCCCGATGGTGACCGCGCAGACGGCGTGGGACCTCGGCCGGCTCTCGGGTGGCCGGTTCCTCCTCGGGCTCGGCACACAGGTCAAGGCCCATATCGAGCGGCGGTTCGGGATGCCGTGGGATCCGCCGGTCCCCAAGCTGCGTGAGTACATCCACGCCGTCCGGGCGGTCTGGCGCACGTGGCAGGACGGAGCACCGCTGCGGGTCCAGGGGACGTTCTACAACCTCAATCTTATGGGGCCGTTCTTCAACCCCGGCCCGAACCCTCGCCCGCACATCCCGATCCTGATCGCGGGCGTCAACGAGGGGCTGTGCCGGCTCGCGGGGGAGGCGGCCGATGGGTTCATCGTGCACCCGATGCACTCGGTACCGTACCTCCGAGAGTTCGTGCTGCCGCATGTCGGGGAGGGGTTGGCGAAGGCCGGGCGAACGCGCAAGGACCTCGAGATCTACGCCCCGGTGATGATCGCGGCGGGAGAGACGCCCGACGAGCTCGCCGCCGCGGTGGCCCGGGCTCGTGCCCGCATCGCGTTCTACGGATCGACGCCGACATACCGGTTGCTGCTCGAGGTGCTCGGGCACGCGGACCTGGCGGACCGGCTCCGGCAGATGGTGGCGGCGAGGCGAGTGGATGACCTCGCCGCGCAGGTGCCGGACGCTGTCCTCGACGCGATTGTCGTCTGCGGTTCGTACGCCGAGATCGGCCGCCAGTTGAAGGCCCGGTACGCGGGACTCGCGGACCGCGTCGCGTCCTACTGGCCGTTCACCCCCGCCGACCGGGCGGGGTGGACGCGGATGGTCGAGGCCTTCCACGGAGCGAGGTGA
- a CDS encoding DMT family transporter produces MSEPHLAAATFGLASAVSWGGGDFSGGFSARRANVLSVAPLSRVTGIAAQITLALIFREHAPSSAAVAWAVAAGVSGSIGLVALYRSLAVGKMGVNSPLTAVLAASFPVLFAALFQGMPPAVRLGGFALALGGVWCLSRPVGRAGRPHGLGLAALAGVAFGGFYLLISQVHGPSVFWPLAVSTGTSLVVMVGLAVASHQTLRVPRGVIGISLLAGVLDAGGNACFVLAAHAGRVDVAAVLGSLYPAFTALLARAVLREHLTRTQTAGIVAAVASLPLIAG; encoded by the coding sequence ATGAGCGAACCGCATCTGGCGGCCGCGACGTTCGGCCTCGCGTCGGCGGTGTCGTGGGGCGGCGGCGACTTCAGCGGGGGCTTCTCGGCCCGCCGCGCGAACGTGTTGAGCGTGGCGCCCCTCTCCCGCGTGACGGGGATCGCGGCCCAGATCACGCTCGCGCTCATTTTCCGGGAACACGCGCCGTCGTCGGCGGCGGTGGCCTGGGCGGTCGCCGCCGGCGTGTCCGGGTCGATCGGGCTCGTCGCGCTCTACCGATCGCTGGCGGTCGGCAAGATGGGCGTCAACTCCCCGCTCACCGCGGTGCTCGCCGCGTCGTTTCCGGTGCTGTTCGCCGCACTGTTCCAGGGGATGCCACCGGCGGTGCGCCTCGGCGGGTTTGCCCTGGCGCTCGGCGGCGTCTGGTGCCTCTCCCGTCCGGTGGGGCGGGCGGGCCGGCCGCACGGTCTTGGCCTCGCCGCGCTGGCCGGGGTTGCGTTCGGAGGTTTCTACCTTCTGATCTCGCAGGTGCACGGGCCGTCGGTATTCTGGCCGCTGGCCGTCTCGACGGGCACGTCGCTCGTGGTCATGGTCGGGCTCGCCGTGGCGAGCCACCAGACATTACGCGTCCCCCGCGGCGTCATCGGCATCTCGCTTCTCGCGGGGGTGCTCGACGCCGGCGGAAACGCATGTTTCGTGCTCGCGGCGCACGCGGGGCGCGTGGACGTCGCCGCCGTGCTCGGATCGCTCTACCCGGCGTTCACCGCGCTGCTTGCGCGCGCGGTGCTCCGCGAGCATCTGACACGCACGCAGACGGCCGGGATCGTCGCCGCGGTCGCATCGCTCCCGCTGATCGCGGGATAG
- the gcvPB gene encoding aminomethyl-transferring glycine dehydrogenase subunit GcvPB → MSTSEAPTRKPSLRKRPVPVIFERGTPGRVGYSLPESDVPDVPLDTVVPAAHRRSRPAALPEVSELDVVRHYTALSHRNFSIDEGFYPLGSCTMKYNPKINEDAARQAGFARLHPYAPEDLAQGALELLWELEHAMAEITGMDRVTFQPAAGAHGELTSLLMIGRYYQEKGERRGTIIVPDSAHGTNPASATFAGYKVVEVKSDHRGNIDLDALRAALNPDVAALMFTNPNTLGLFEEQILEVARAVHNVGAQLYLDGANFNAILGITRPGDQGFDVMHLNLHKTFTTPHGGGGPGAGAVGVRAHLVPFLPAPTVERDGQRFTLDHDRPKTIGKMRAFYGNFGNLVRAYTYIRTMGAAGLREASEMAVLNANYLFARLRDHFEVPYDRVCKHEFVLSGRWQRDLHHVTTRDMAKRLLDYGFHAPTIYFPLIVEEAIMIEPTETESLQTLDAFVDAMVAIAHEAETDAEMVRTAPHEAAVTRLDEVTAARKPNLRWRPEE, encoded by the coding sequence ATGAGCACATCGGAAGCCCCAACGCGCAAGCCCTCGCTTCGGAAGCGACCGGTTCCCGTGATCTTCGAACGGGGCACCCCCGGCCGCGTGGGTTACAGCCTGCCTGAGAGCGACGTTCCCGACGTCCCGCTCGACACGGTCGTGCCCGCGGCGCACCGCCGCTCGCGGCCGGCGGCGCTCCCGGAGGTCAGCGAGCTCGACGTGGTGCGCCACTACACGGCACTGAGCCACCGCAACTTCTCGATCGACGAGGGGTTCTATCCGCTCGGCTCGTGCACCATGAAGTACAACCCGAAGATCAACGAGGACGCCGCCCGCCAAGCCGGGTTCGCGCGGCTGCACCCCTACGCGCCAGAAGACCTGGCCCAAGGCGCGCTGGAACTGCTGTGGGAGCTCGAGCACGCCATGGCGGAGATCACCGGGATGGACCGCGTCACGTTCCAGCCCGCCGCAGGCGCTCACGGCGAGCTGACCTCGCTCCTGATGATCGGCCGCTATTACCAGGAGAAGGGCGAGCGCCGGGGCACGATCATCGTGCCCGACTCGGCGCACGGGACGAACCCGGCGTCCGCGACCTTCGCAGGCTACAAGGTGGTCGAGGTCAAGAGCGACCACCGGGGCAACATCGATCTGGACGCGCTCAGGGCCGCGCTGAACCCCGACGTCGCCGCCCTGATGTTCACGAACCCGAACACCCTCGGGCTGTTCGAGGAGCAGATCCTCGAGGTGGCGCGCGCGGTCCACAACGTCGGCGCGCAGCTGTACCTCGACGGCGCCAACTTCAACGCGATCCTCGGGATCACACGGCCGGGCGATCAGGGGTTCGATGTCATGCACCTGAACCTGCACAAGACGTTTACGACGCCGCACGGCGGCGGCGGGCCGGGCGCGGGCGCGGTCGGCGTGCGGGCGCACCTTGTGCCGTTTCTGCCGGCGCCGACGGTCGAGCGGGACGGACAGCGGTTCACACTCGACCACGACCGGCCGAAGACGATCGGCAAGATGCGCGCATTCTATGGTAACTTCGGCAACCTCGTCCGCGCGTACACCTACATCCGCACGATGGGTGCGGCCGGGTTGCGGGAGGCCTCGGAAATGGCGGTGCTCAACGCCAACTACCTCTTCGCCCGACTCCGGGACCATTTCGAGGTCCCGTACGACCGGGTGTGCAAGCACGAGTTCGTGCTCTCGGGGCGGTGGCAGCGCGATCTGCACCACGTCACCACGCGGGACATGGCGAAGCGCCTGCTGGACTACGGGTTCCACGCGCCGACGATCTACTTCCCGCTGATCGTCGAGGAGGCGATCATGATCGAGCCGACGGAGACCGAGAGCCTGCAGACGCTCGACGCGTTTGTCGATGCGATGGTGGCGATCGCGCACGAGGCCGAAACCGACGCGGAGATGGTGCGCACGGCGCCCCACGAGGCGGCCGTCACGCGGCTGGACGAGGTCACGGCCGCGAGAAAGCCAAATCTACGCTGGCGACCTGAAGAGTAG
- the gcvH gene encoding glycine cleavage system protein GcvH: MYPKELRYSKEHEWAKIEGKRVRIGITKFAADRLSDVVYVELPSVGTELKFMEPFGVVESVKAVSDLYAPVSGKVVEINTALVEKPEVLNSDPYNAAWMVVVEPSNPAELDQLLDADAYTAHVGESPS; encoded by the coding sequence GTGTATCCCAAGGAACTGCGGTACTCGAAGGAGCATGAGTGGGCGAAGATCGAGGGCAAGCGCGTGCGGATCGGGATCACGAAGTTTGCCGCGGACCGTCTTTCCGACGTCGTCTATGTTGAGCTGCCGAGTGTGGGCACCGAGCTCAAATTCATGGAGCCCTTCGGGGTCGTGGAGTCCGTCAAAGCCGTCAGCGACCTGTATGCGCCGGTCTCCGGTAAGGTGGTTGAGATCAACACGGCGCTCGTCGAGAAACCGGAAGTCCTGAACTCCGACCCGTACAACGCGGCGTGGATGGTGGTCGTGGAGCCGAGCAACCCCGCGGAGCTCGACCAGCTCCTCGACGCCGACGCGTACACGGCCCACGTCGGCGAAAGTCCGTCATGA
- a CDS encoding MBL fold metallo-hydrolase produces the protein MKITYLGHATFLLESDAASVLIDPYDEKVGYPVPTVRVDAVLVSHDHGDHTNVAMAKGQPRVIRGLADGQWRTVHEQVDGIKISSVPTYHDDVQGAKRGRNTIFIFDTEGLRVVHLADLGHGLSQEAAKTIGRPDVLMIPIGGHYTIDASQAHDVVAQLRPGIVIPMHYKTEVNPGSPLSTVDGFTAGAKTSKQVGHTVTVEKRLIPKESEVWVMTWN, from the coding sequence AGCGTCCTGATCGATCCGTACGACGAGAAGGTCGGATATCCCGTCCCGACCGTTCGCGTGGACGCCGTCCTGGTCAGCCACGATCATGGGGACCACACGAACGTGGCGATGGCGAAGGGGCAGCCCCGCGTGATTCGTGGTCTCGCCGACGGCCAATGGCGCACGGTGCACGAACAGGTCGATGGGATCAAGATCTCGTCGGTGCCGACCTATCACGATGACGTCCAGGGGGCGAAGCGAGGCCGGAACACGATCTTCATCTTCGACACCGAGGGCCTTCGCGTGGTGCACCTCGCGGATCTGGGCCACGGGCTGAGCCAGGAGGCGGCCAAGACGATCGGGCGCCCCGACGTGTTGATGATCCCGATCGGCGGACACTACACGATCGACGCCAGCCAGGCGCACGACGTCGTTGCGCAGCTCCGGCCGGGTATCGTCATCCCCATGCACTACAAGACCGAGGTGAACCCCGGGTCCCCGCTGAGCACCGTCGACGGGTTCACGGCGGGCGCGAAGACGTCGAAGCAGGTCGGCCACACCGTGACGGTCGAGAAGCGGTTGATCCCGAAGGAGTCAGAGGTTTGGGTCATGACGTGGAACTGA
- the gcvPA gene encoding aminomethyl-transferring glycine dehydrogenase subunit GcvPA: MKYIPATAAERERMLAAVGVRAVEDLFVDIPEEARLKRPLDLPPAVPDPTLLAHLRALAERNTDCDRLACFLGAGAYDHFVPSTVPHLALRPEFLTAYTPYQAEIMQGELQAIYEYQSMMCELTGMDVANASMYDGASATGEAANMAADLTKRTEVLISTAVHPEYRQVLRTYTSHLPITVRELPALDGVTSVEAARVAVTDATAALIVQSPNFFGAIEEGEALAKVAHGKGALLVVAIAEPISLGMLRPPGAYGADIVTGEGQALGNALNFGGPYLGMIATREAFVRRIPGRLVGRTVDTAGRPGYVLTLQTREQHIRRAKATSNICTNESLNALVAAVYLATLGRQGMARVAELCARKAHYARERIAALPGYSLPFAAPTFNEFVVRCPVPPAEINRRLLAHGILGGLPLGRFYPEYDDCWLLCVTEQRSRQEIDHLVDHLETVR; this comes from the coding sequence ATGAAGTACATTCCCGCGACCGCGGCTGAACGCGAGCGCATGCTCGCCGCGGTGGGCGTCCGCGCCGTGGAGGATCTCTTTGTGGACATCCCGGAGGAGGCCCGCCTCAAGCGGCCGTTGGACCTCCCCCCCGCGGTGCCCGACCCCACCCTGCTCGCACACCTCCGCGCGCTCGCGGAGCGCAACACGGACTGCGATCGGCTCGCGTGCTTCCTCGGCGCCGGCGCCTACGACCACTTCGTGCCCAGCACGGTACCGCATCTCGCGCTGCGCCCCGAGTTCCTGACGGCCTACACCCCGTACCAGGCGGAGATCATGCAGGGCGAGCTCCAGGCGATCTACGAGTACCAGAGCATGATGTGCGAGCTGACCGGGATGGATGTCGCCAACGCGTCGATGTACGACGGGGCCAGCGCGACCGGCGAGGCGGCGAACATGGCCGCGGATCTCACGAAGCGCACCGAGGTGCTGATCAGCACCGCTGTGCACCCAGAGTACCGGCAAGTCCTGCGGACCTACACCAGTCACCTGCCGATCACCGTGCGAGAACTTCCGGCCCTCGACGGCGTCACTTCCGTCGAGGCGGCGCGGGTCGCGGTCACGGACGCCACCGCGGCGCTCATTGTGCAGTCGCCGAATTTCTTCGGCGCCATCGAGGAGGGCGAAGCGCTCGCCAAGGTCGCCCACGGCAAAGGCGCGCTCCTCGTGGTCGCGATCGCCGAGCCGATCAGCCTGGGGATGTTGCGGCCGCCGGGAGCGTACGGCGCCGACATCGTCACGGGGGAAGGTCAAGCGCTGGGGAACGCGCTCAACTTCGGCGGCCCCTACCTCGGCATGATCGCCACCCGCGAAGCGTTCGTCCGCCGGATTCCCGGGCGCCTGGTCGGACGGACGGTCGACACCGCCGGCCGGCCCGGCTACGTGCTCACGCTGCAGACGCGCGAGCAGCACATCCGCCGCGCCAAAGCCACGAGCAACATCTGCACGAACGAGTCGCTGAACGCGCTCGTCGCCGCGGTGTATCTCGCGACGCTCGGCCGCCAAGGCATGGCGCGCGTCGCGGAGTTGTGCGCGCGGAAGGCGCACTACGCCCGTGAACGCATCGCGGCGCTGCCCGGCTACTCGCTTCCGTTCGCCGCGCCGACGTTCAACGAGTTCGTGGTGCGGTGCCCGGTACCGCCCGCAGAGATCAACCGCCGGCTGCTGGCCCATGGAATTCTCGGCGGGCTCCCGCTCGGCCGATTCTACCCGGAGTACGATGACTGCTGGCTCCTCTGCGTCACGGAGCAGCGCTCGCGGCAGGAGATCGACCATCTCGTGGACCACCTGGAGACCGTGCGATGA
- a CDS encoding tetratricopeptide repeat protein, whose product MAAPRSGTTTVLFSDIEGSTDLIQRIGDVRYSDVLAEHRRVLRAAFTGGGGTEIRTEGDACFAAFRRAGDAVASAIAAQRALAAHPWATDVTLRVRMGLHTGEPVNVASDYVGLDVHRAARICAAGHGGQILLSISTALLVADTLPAGASLRDLGLHRLKDVREPERIFQVVHPVLPSEFPALRSLDTVAHNLPRQLDSFVGRARELAEVKRLLSTTGLLTLTGAGGCGKTRLALQLARDVLADHADGVWLVELAALTEPELVPHAVAHVLGVREDSDRPLIDTLVDHLRARRLLLILDNCEHLIAACAVVAEQLLRACRSLTVLATSREPLRIPGEIVWKVPSLSFPEHQPLPSSDTLTEYEAIRLFVDRATAARPAFALTPQNAAPVATICRRLDGIPLAIELAAARTQVLSVEQIAARLNDRFRLLGGANRTTLPRHQTLQGAMDWSYALLLEGERVMLRRLSVFAGGWTVEAAQAVCTDDGDPSDVLDLLTGLVLKSLVLVGEQGGQARYRFLDTVRQYAWERLVESGEGDLFRARHLAWSVRLAETAEPELVGAGQVEWLNRLEAEHDNLRVALDWSLDSNASEEGMRLASAARRFWYSRGYLAEGRRWLAALLDGSRGGAPVLRAKALRAVGELAFLQADYAYCRRVYEEGLALWRQQGDAQGIATLLSDLAALAFSQEDFRAAHDLYQESLGLRREMGDTSGVAVSLHNLGRVVHREGNLTAARELMEEALALSRQLGDKQNVAGALTNLGFIAFSRHDYAAARSLFEEGLTMQEELGDRRRIAYSLMGFAFLAAAQGHARRAARLFGTEDALREAIGAPLPRVDRADYERIVALTRSELGEEEFAAGWTEGRATTLRSAIDDAKRTD is encoded by the coding sequence ATGGCCGCCCCGCGGTCCGGGACAACCACCGTACTCTTCAGCGACATCGAAGGGTCCACGGACCTGATCCAGCGCATCGGGGACGTGCGCTATTCGGACGTGCTCGCTGAACATCGTCGCGTGCTCCGCGCCGCGTTCACCGGCGGGGGCGGCACGGAGATCAGGACGGAAGGAGACGCGTGCTTTGCCGCGTTCCGCCGCGCCGGGGACGCGGTCGCCTCGGCGATCGCCGCGCAGCGGGCGCTCGCCGCACACCCCTGGGCTACGGACGTCACGCTGCGCGTGCGCATGGGGCTGCACACCGGGGAACCCGTCAACGTCGCGAGCGACTATGTGGGCCTGGACGTCCATCGCGCCGCCCGCATCTGCGCCGCGGGGCACGGGGGACAGATCCTCCTCTCGATCTCGACCGCCCTCCTTGTCGCGGACACGCTCCCGGCGGGGGCGAGCCTGCGCGATCTCGGACTGCATCGTCTCAAGGACGTGCGGGAGCCGGAGAGGATCTTCCAGGTTGTGCACCCCGTGCTCCCGTCCGAGTTTCCCGCGCTCCGGTCCCTCGATACGGTCGCGCACAACCTCCCCCGACAGCTCGATAGCTTCGTCGGCCGGGCGCGCGAGCTTGCCGAGGTGAAGCGCCTGCTCTCCACGACAGGTCTCCTCACGTTGACGGGGGCCGGCGGTTGCGGCAAGACGCGGCTCGCGCTGCAGTTGGCCAGGGACGTGCTTGCGGATCACGCGGATGGTGTCTGGCTGGTGGAACTCGCCGCGCTGACGGAGCCTGAGCTGGTGCCGCACGCCGTCGCGCACGTGCTCGGCGTGCGGGAGGATTCGGATCGGCCGCTGATCGACACCCTCGTCGACCACCTCCGCGCCAGACGTCTCCTGCTGATCTTGGACAACTGCGAGCACTTGATCGCCGCGTGCGCGGTCGTGGCCGAGCAGTTGCTCCGGGCGTGCCGATCGCTGACTGTCCTGGCCACGAGCCGCGAGCCGCTCCGCATCCCGGGGGAGATCGTGTGGAAAGTGCCCTCGCTGTCGTTTCCCGAGCACCAGCCGCTGCCGTCATCGGACACCCTGACCGAGTACGAGGCGATCCGGCTGTTCGTCGACCGTGCCACGGCCGCGCGCCCGGCGTTTGCGTTGACTCCGCAGAACGCGGCGCCGGTCGCCACGATCTGCCGGCGCCTCGATGGAATTCCCCTGGCGATCGAGCTCGCGGCGGCGCGCACGCAAGTGCTCTCCGTGGAGCAGATTGCGGCGCGGTTGAACGACCGGTTTCGGCTGCTCGGGGGCGCGAACCGGACGACCTTGCCGCGGCACCAGACGCTGCAGGGGGCGATGGACTGGAGCTACGCGCTTCTGCTGGAGGGCGAGCGCGTGATGCTGCGCCGGCTGTCGGTCTTCGCGGGCGGGTGGACCGTGGAAGCGGCACAGGCGGTCTGCACCGACGACGGCGACCCGAGTGACGTTCTCGATCTGCTGACGGGTCTGGTCTTGAAATCCCTGGTACTCGTGGGCGAGCAGGGGGGGCAGGCCCGGTATCGGTTCCTGGACACGGTCCGGCAGTATGCTTGGGAGCGATTGGTCGAGTCGGGCGAGGGGGACCTCTTTCGGGCGCGCCACCTCGCTTGGAGCGTGCGCCTCGCCGAGACGGCGGAGCCGGAGTTGGTCGGCGCCGGACAAGTGGAGTGGCTCAACCGTTTGGAGGCGGAGCACGACAACCTTCGGGTCGCGCTGGACTGGTCGTTGGACAGCAACGCGAGCGAAGAGGGGATGCGGCTGGCGAGCGCTGCGCGCCGGTTCTGGTACAGTCGGGGCTACCTCGCCGAGGGGCGGCGGTGGCTCGCGGCGCTGTTGGACGGAAGCCGCGGGGGCGCTCCTGTCCTGCGCGCCAAGGCGCTCAGAGCCGTCGGCGAACTTGCGTTTCTGCAGGCCGACTATGCCTATTGCCGCAGGGTGTATGAGGAGGGTCTGGCCCTATGGCGCCAGCAGGGCGACGCGCAGGGGATCGCGACCTTGCTGAGCGACCTGGCCGCTCTGGCCTTCAGCCAGGAGGACTTTCGGGCGGCGCACGACCTCTATCAAGAGAGTTTGGGGTTGCGGCGGGAGATGGGTGACACCTCAGGCGTCGCGGTCTCTTTGCACAACCTCGGACGCGTCGTCCACCGCGAGGGGAATCTCACGGCGGCACGCGAGCTGATGGAGGAGGCCCTCGCGCTGTCGCGGCAGCTTGGGGACAAGCAAAACGTCGCGGGGGCACTCACGAACCTGGGATTCATCGCGTTCAGCCGGCACGACTACGCTGCGGCTCGGTCACTCTTTGAGGAAGGCCTGACCATGCAGGAGGAGCTTGGAGACAGGCGAAGGATCGCCTATTCGCTCATGGGGTTCGCGTTTCTGGCCGCCGCCCAAGGACACGCCCGCCGGGCAGCGAGGCTCTTCGGAACAGAGGACGCCCTGCGCGAAGCCATCGGTGCTCCCCTCCCGCGCGTCGATCGAGCCGACTACGAGCGCATCGTGGCGTTGACACGCTCCGAATTGGGCGAGGAGGAGTTTGCCGCGGGGTGGACGGAAGGGCGCGCCACGACGCTGCGGTCGGCTATTGACGACGCGAAGAGGACCGATTGA
- the pheA gene encoding prephenate dehydratase, whose protein sequence is MRVAYQGEPGAYGEEAVHRLFGAVPTVQCTSFAGVFEAVQRGDADRGVVPVENSLAGSINETYDLLLAHELVITGELDLRVSHCLMGLPGQTLGQIKKVYSHPQALAQADAYLKRLGAELVPYYNTAGSAKMIREQGLEGCAAVASRRAASLYGLEILAEAIETTPSNYTRFFELSTTPAERVEPSKTSIVFIVRNTVGTLYAALGALATRRVNLIKIESRPARQRPWEYTFYVDVDGHADVEPLRAALVELRQHTTFLRVLGSYPKALPPDAT, encoded by the coding sequence ATGCGTGTCGCATATCAGGGGGAGCCCGGCGCGTACGGCGAGGAGGCCGTTCATCGGCTGTTCGGCGCGGTCCCGACCGTCCAGTGCACGTCGTTCGCGGGCGTGTTTGAGGCCGTGCAACGCGGTGACGCCGATCGGGGTGTGGTCCCGGTCGAGAACTCGCTTGCGGGAAGCATCAACGAGACGTACGATCTGCTCCTCGCGCACGAGCTGGTGATTACGGGTGAGCTGGATCTTCGCGTGAGCCACTGTCTGATGGGGCTGCCGGGACAGACGCTCGGCCAGATCAAGAAGGTGTACTCGCATCCGCAGGCGCTTGCGCAGGCGGACGCGTATTTGAAGCGGCTCGGGGCGGAGCTGGTGCCATACTACAACACCGCGGGTAGCGCGAAGATGATCCGCGAGCAGGGGCTGGAAGGGTGCGCGGCCGTGGCTAGCCGGCGCGCCGCCAGCCTCTACGGGCTCGAGATCCTTGCGGAGGCGATTGAGACCACGCCAAGCAACTACACCCGCTTTTTCGAACTGAGCACGACGCCGGCCGAGCGCGTGGAGCCGAGCAAGACCTCCATCGTGTTCATCGTGCGCAACACAGTCGGCACACTGTACGCTGCGCTCGGTGCGCTCGCGACCCGCCGCGTCAATCTCATCAAGATCGAGTCGCGGCCGGCGCGCCAGCGGCCCTGGGAGTACACGTTCTACGTAGACGTGGACGGACACGCTGACGTGGAGCCCCTGCGCGCGGCGCTCGTCGAACTCCGGCAGCACACGACGTTTCTGCGCGTGCTCGGATCGTACCCGAAGGCGTTGCCGCCAGACGCGACATAG
- the gcvT gene encoding glycine cleavage system aminomethyltransferase GcvT — MDETLKRTPLYQAHVRAGARMVPFGGWEMPVQYVGIIEEHRAVRTRAGLFDVCHMGEVDVVGPGAIPFVQGLVTNDLAKLAVSQAMYTPMCTPEGGVIDDLLVYRMSETDLMLVVNAANTAEDLGWIRDHARADVRVTDRSAEIALLAFQGPRAPEILQRLTAVPLGEIKYYWFRPDVQVAGRPVILSRTGYTGEDGFELYTAAEDATHLWDAILDAGSRDGVMPAGLGARDTLRLEAGLLLHGNDMDKTISPLEAGLAWTVKLQKGEFVGASALRRQKAAGLVRRLAGFILEGRAIARHGFPIQLDGAAVGHVTSGSFGPTVEKSIGLGFVPPAHATPGQALAVEIRGRAVPGTVTKLPFYSRDRHIAG, encoded by the coding sequence ATGGACGAGACGCTGAAACGCACACCGCTTTACCAGGCGCACGTTCGGGCCGGCGCACGCATGGTGCCGTTTGGCGGTTGGGAGATGCCGGTGCAATACGTCGGCATCATCGAGGAGCACCGCGCGGTACGGACGCGGGCGGGTTTGTTCGACGTGTGCCACATGGGCGAGGTGGACGTGGTCGGCCCCGGGGCGATTCCATTTGTGCAAGGACTCGTGACGAACGATCTCGCCAAACTCGCCGTCAGCCAGGCGATGTACACGCCGATGTGCACGCCGGAGGGCGGGGTGATCGACGATTTGCTCGTCTACCGGATGAGCGAGACCGACCTGATGCTCGTCGTCAACGCCGCGAACACGGCGGAGGACCTCGGGTGGATTCGCGATCATGCACGGGCGGACGTCCGCGTGACCGACCGGTCGGCGGAAATTGCGCTGCTCGCGTTTCAAGGGCCCCGTGCGCCGGAAATCCTCCAACGCCTGACGGCGGTCCCGCTCGGCGAGATCAAGTACTACTGGTTCCGTCCCGATGTCCAGGTTGCGGGCAGACCGGTGATCTTGTCCCGCACCGGCTACACGGGAGAGGACGGGTTCGAGCTGTACACGGCGGCCGAGGACGCGACGCACCTCTGGGACGCCATCCTGGATGCCGGCAGCCGCGATGGGGTGATGCCCGCCGGGCTCGGCGCGCGCGACACCCTGCGGTTAGAAGCGGGCTTGTTGCTGCACGGCAACGACATGGACAAGACGATCAGCCCGCTCGAAGCCGGACTTGCGTGGACGGTCAAGCTGCAGAAGGGCGAGTTCGTCGGCGCCAGCGCGCTCAGACGGCAGAAGGCGGCGGGGCTGGTCCGCCGCCTCGCGGGGTTCATCCTGGAGGGGCGCGCGATCGCGCGCCACGGGTTCCCGATCCAGCTCGACGGCGCGGCCGTCGGCCACGTGACCAGCGGGAGTTTTGGCCCGACCGTGGAGAAGAGCATCGGGCTGGGCTTCGTGCCCCCCGCGCACGCCACACCCGGGCAGGCGTTGGCCGTTGAGATCCGCGGACGCGCCGTTCCGGGCACGGTCACGAAGCTTCCATTCTATAGCCGGGACCGCCACATCGCCGGCTGA